From a single Candidatus Binatia bacterium genomic region:
- a CDS encoding UvrD-helicase domain-containing protein, with translation MDLTTLNPQQREAVLHEGGPLLVLAGAGSGKTRVLTHRVAYLIAERGVAPEQILAVTFTNKAAREMRERLEKLVGDDVRGLTVGTFHAVCARWLRREAPKLGLPSGFAIYDEADQLALCRRALAEAEISEHVLTPAALRSYIERRRNAGEPLDRQDGFEGPQRTEALLRAAMRYEALLARAGALDFGSLITAMVRLLTENEAARKAYRARYQHVLVDEYQDINPAQYLLIRHIARARNLAVVGDDDQSIYGFRGATVRAILDFERDYPDAHVVRLEQNYRSTGNILAAASAVIRRNSDRHGKTLWTDNGPGEKVVVATLPDDRAEARWVAADIERALASGRDPADIAVFYRTNAQSRVVEEELLLRGLRYILIGGTRFYDRKEVKDVLAYLRLLVNPADDVSLARVINVPTRGIGAATLAVLVDTAQRRGVSLAHVLDGLANDEQVPLATASRGRVVEFWAMIGRLRAALDDLSMAEVIDMVLHETGLLARLRNEGTQEAQARADNLEEMVAAARELDAMENAPRGATAVEAFLERAALVSDLDEADGRRGALSLMTLHNSKGLEFPLVYLIGMEEGVFPHSRALDEGGLEEERRLCYVGMTRAREQLVLTRARHRVLFGSSQQNPPSRFLREIPAELVRVVGTPIEERREHEQTWFEPSEDWTASPRRVPGRSVKLNSEPEIDYSVSQEPDAGATLRIGTRVRHPQFGEGVVRRSEGTGMGVKLTVQFERAGIKKLIARYAPLEVVS, from the coding sequence ATGGACCTCACGACCCTCAATCCGCAGCAACGCGAAGCCGTCCTGCACGAAGGCGGACCGTTGCTCGTGCTGGCCGGCGCCGGCAGCGGCAAGACGCGCGTCCTCACGCATCGGGTCGCGTACTTGATCGCCGAGCGCGGGGTCGCGCCGGAGCAGATTCTCGCCGTCACCTTCACCAACAAGGCCGCGCGCGAGATGCGCGAGCGTCTCGAGAAGCTCGTCGGCGACGACGTTCGTGGCTTGACGGTCGGCACCTTTCACGCCGTCTGCGCGCGCTGGCTGCGTCGCGAGGCGCCGAAGCTCGGGCTGCCCTCGGGCTTCGCGATCTACGACGAGGCGGATCAGCTCGCGCTCTGTCGCCGGGCGCTCGCCGAGGCGGAGATCAGCGAGCACGTGCTGACGCCGGCCGCGCTGCGCAGCTACATCGAGCGACGGCGCAACGCGGGCGAGCCGCTCGACCGTCAAGACGGGTTCGAGGGACCGCAGCGGACCGAGGCGCTGCTGCGCGCCGCGATGCGCTACGAGGCGCTCCTCGCACGCGCGGGCGCGCTCGACTTCGGCTCGCTGATCACGGCGATGGTGCGTCTCCTCACCGAGAACGAGGCGGCACGCAAGGCGTACCGCGCGCGCTACCAGCACGTGCTGGTCGACGAGTACCAGGACATCAATCCGGCGCAGTACCTGCTGATCCGCCACATCGCCCGCGCGCGCAACCTGGCCGTGGTCGGCGACGACGACCAGTCGATCTACGGCTTCCGCGGCGCGACGGTGCGCGCGATCCTCGACTTCGAGCGCGACTACCCGGATGCGCACGTCGTCCGGCTCGAGCAGAACTACCGCTCGACGGGCAACATCCTCGCCGCCGCGAGCGCGGTCATCCGGCGCAACTCCGACCGCCACGGCAAGACGCTGTGGACCGACAACGGGCCCGGTGAGAAGGTGGTCGTCGCGACGTTGCCGGACGATCGCGCCGAGGCGCGCTGGGTCGCCGCCGACATCGAGCGCGCGCTCGCCTCGGGACGCGATCCTGCGGACATCGCGGTGTTCTACCGCACCAACGCGCAGTCGCGGGTCGTCGAGGAGGAGCTGCTGCTGCGCGGGCTGCGCTACATCCTGATCGGCGGCACGCGCTTCTACGATCGCAAGGAGGTCAAGGACGTCCTCGCGTACCTGCGCTTGCTCGTGAACCCGGCCGACGACGTGAGCCTCGCGCGCGTGATCAACGTGCCGACGCGCGGCATCGGCGCTGCGACCCTCGCGGTGCTCGTCGACACCGCGCAGCGACGCGGCGTCTCGCTCGCCCATGTGCTTGACGGGCTCGCCAACGACGAGCAGGTGCCGCTCGCGACCGCGAGCCGCGGACGGGTCGTCGAGTTCTGGGCGATGATCGGGCGGCTGCGCGCCGCGCTCGACGACCTGTCGATGGCGGAGGTCATCGACATGGTGCTGCACGAGACCGGCCTTCTCGCCCGGCTGCGCAACGAGGGCACGCAGGAGGCGCAGGCGCGCGCGGACAACCTCGAGGAGATGGTCGCCGCGGCGCGCGAGCTCGACGCGATGGAGAACGCACCGCGCGGTGCAACCGCGGTCGAGGCGTTCCTCGAGCGCGCCGCGCTGGTATCCGACCTCGACGAGGCCGACGGACGCCGCGGCGCGCTCAGCCTCATGACGCTGCACAACTCGAAGGGGCTCGAGTTCCCGCTCGTCTACCTGATCGGCATGGAGGAGGGCGTCTTCCCGCACTCGCGCGCGCTCGACGAGGGCGGCCTCGAGGAGGAGCGACGCCTCTGCTACGTCGGCATGACGCGCGCCCGCGAGCAGCTCGTCCTCACGCGGGCGCGGCACCGCGTGCTGTTCGGCTCGAGCCAGCAGAATCCGCCGTCGCGCTTCCTGCGCGAGATCCCGGCCGAGCTGGTGCGCGTCGTGGGGACCCCGATCGAGGAGCGGCGCGAGCACGAGCAGACGTGGTTCGAGCCGAGCGAAGATTGGACGGCGTCACCTCGCCGCGTCCCCGGCCGCAGCGTCAAGCTCAACAGCGAGCCGGAGATCGACTACAGCGTCAGTCAGGAGCCCGACGCGGGGGCGACGTTGCGCATCGGGACGCGGGTGCGACACCCGCAGTTCGGGGAGGGAGTGGTTCGTCGCAGCGAGGGCACGGGGATGGGCGTCAAGCTCACCGTGCAGTTCGAGCGGGCGGGGATCAAGAAGCTGATCGCGCGCTACGCGCCGCTCGAGGTGGTGTCTTGA
- a CDS encoding MogA/MoaB family molybdenum cofactor biosynthesis protein, with product MAHEHHHRHTPSEAGPVEQHRAKGRATRCMVITVSDTRDLASDKSGQRAVELLTEAGHVVSEREIVADDRASIVALVRAGIANRDIDAIILTGGTGIGPRDVTYEAVHEVLEKPLDGFGELFRSLSYAEIGAAAMLSRAIGGVVGQTAVFALPGSTKAVELGIRKLIGPELGHIVGLLAP from the coding sequence ATGGCGCACGAGCACCACCACCGACACACGCCCAGCGAAGCCGGACCCGTCGAGCAGCACCGCGCCAAGGGACGCGCGACGCGCTGCATGGTGATCACCGTCAGCGACACGCGCGATCTGGCGAGCGACAAGAGCGGTCAGCGCGCCGTCGAGCTCTTGACGGAAGCGGGGCACGTCGTCAGCGAGCGCGAGATCGTCGCCGACGACCGCGCGAGCATCGTCGCGCTCGTGCGCGCCGGCATCGCGAACCGCGACATCGACGCCATCATCCTGACCGGCGGCACCGGCATCGGCCCGCGCGACGTCACGTACGAGGCCGTGCACGAGGTGCTCGAGAAGCCGCTCGACGGCTTCGGCGAGCTCTTCCGCAGCCTGTCCTACGCCGAGATCGGCGCCGCGGCGATGCTGTCGCGCGCGATCGGTGGCGTCGTCGGGCAGACCGCGGTGTTCGCGCTGCCCGGCTCGACGAAGGCCGTCGAGCTCGGGATCCGCAAGCTGATCGGTCCGGAGCTCGGCCACATCGTCGGTCTGCTCGCACCATGA
- a CDS encoding cobalamin-binding protein, which yields MSPRIVSLLPSATEIVCALGLRDQLVGVSHECDFPPDVVGLPVVTAPKLDASRDSGTIDAEVRRLVASGLGVYTIDVERLAELAPDLIVTQDQCDVCAVSYGDVVAATRSVLGGRTEIVSLRPSRLEDVWRDVQTVAAAAGVEDRGREVAARLRSAIAELQERTAGLPRPRLACIEWLDPLMAAGNWLPDLADAAGASYALAQPGAHSARLEWQSLVDAQPDVICAMPCGFTLARTITELETKLTEERWRKLPAVRAGRVYAVDGSAYFNRPGPRLVESAHILASICHPDELGDLMPSGAVVQLDARAGGDETLPL from the coding sequence GTGAGCCCGCGCATCGTCTCCCTGCTGCCGAGCGCGACCGAGATCGTGTGCGCGCTCGGGCTGCGGGACCAGCTCGTCGGCGTGTCGCACGAGTGCGACTTTCCGCCGGACGTCGTCGGGCTGCCGGTGGTCACGGCGCCGAAGCTCGACGCGAGCCGCGACAGCGGGACGATCGACGCCGAGGTCCGCCGCCTGGTCGCCTCCGGGCTCGGCGTCTACACGATCGACGTCGAGCGGCTGGCGGAGCTCGCCCCCGACCTCATCGTGACGCAGGATCAGTGCGACGTCTGCGCGGTGTCGTACGGGGACGTCGTCGCCGCCACGCGCTCGGTGCTCGGCGGGCGCACCGAGATCGTGTCGCTGCGCCCGAGCCGGCTCGAGGACGTGTGGCGCGACGTCCAGACGGTCGCCGCGGCGGCCGGCGTCGAGGATCGCGGACGCGAGGTCGCGGCACGCCTGCGCAGTGCAATCGCCGAGCTGCAGGAGCGCACCGCCGGACTGCCCCGCCCTCGCCTCGCCTGCATCGAGTGGCTCGACCCGCTCATGGCGGCCGGCAACTGGCTCCCCGACCTCGCCGACGCGGCCGGCGCGTCCTACGCCCTCGCGCAGCCGGGCGCGCACAGCGCGCGCCTCGAATGGCAGTCGCTCGTCGACGCGCAGCCCGACGTGATCTGCGCCATGCCGTGCGGCTTCACGCTCGCGCGCACCATCACCGAGCTCGAGACGAAGCTCACCGAGGAGCGCTGGCGCAAGCTGCCGGCCGTGCGCGCGGGACGCGTGTATGCCGTCGACGGCAGCGCGTACTTCAACCGACCCGGACCGCGGCTCGTCGAGTCCGCGCACATCCTGGCGAGCATCTGCCATCCCGACGAGCTCGGCGACCTCATGCCGAGCGGCGCCGTCGTGCAGCTCGACGCCCGCGCGGGCGGCGACGAAACCCTTCCCCTCTGA
- a CDS encoding RlmE family RNA methyltransferase, with amino-acid sequence MPAYERKDAVYRRAKREGLRSRAAYKLDELDAAFKLFRPGMRVVDLGCWPGGWLQICADRVGASGRVVGVDVAETDAVPRPNVVALVGDVYDDAIVERVRDALGGPADLVLSDLAPKLSGIATTDAARHADLVRRAIELARAWLAPGGALLVKLFMDAEYQGLVADLRAAFATVKTRKLGTTRKGSSELYACGRGLKEAAAAT; translated from the coding sequence GTGCCCGCGTACGAGCGAAAGGACGCCGTCTACCGACGCGCGAAGCGCGAAGGGCTGCGCTCGCGCGCCGCGTACAAGCTCGACGAGCTCGACGCGGCCTTCAAGCTCTTCAGGCCGGGCATGCGCGTCGTCGACCTCGGCTGCTGGCCCGGCGGCTGGCTGCAGATCTGCGCCGACCGCGTCGGCGCGAGCGGTCGCGTGGTCGGCGTCGACGTCGCCGAGACCGACGCGGTGCCGCGGCCGAACGTCGTCGCGCTGGTCGGCGACGTCTACGACGACGCGATCGTCGAGCGCGTGCGCGACGCCCTCGGCGGCCCCGCCGACCTCGTGCTCTCCGACCTCGCCCCCAAGCTCAGCGGGATCGCCACGACGGACGCCGCCCGGCACGCGGATCTCGTGCGGCGGGCGATCGAGCTCGCCCGCGCCTGGCTCGCGCCCGGCGGCGCCTTGCTCGTGAAGCTGTTCATGGACGCCGAGTACCAGGGGCTCGTCGCCGACCTGCGCGCCGCGTTCGCGACGGTAAAGACCCGCAAGCTCGGTACGACCCGCAAGGGATCCTCCGAGCTCTACGCGTGCGGACGTGGCTTGAAAGAAGCGGCGGCGGCGACGTAA
- a CDS encoding Smr/MutS family protein, giving the protein MRPVDLDNLEFARLLEAVAAYAASESGREACLALRPATEPHVVRDELARVEQMRAITDEEAAPLGAFPDIRPHLAVSATPGARLSGRELKEVAATLSTVRQMRGFIRARAAGHPLLLRYLGSLHPLPELDKLLASALDEEGELRDNASPTLRALRRELRELRADIERRLSRLLRQGQGSSAIAEDYVTVRNGRFVVPVRAQAASELPGIVQDRSASGETLFVEPLFAVEANNRLLIAAREEAEEEARILAEITAAVGAEREALGEAFAALTELDTLLARVAFARRHRAVCPAVGEESVRLGQARHPLLELTGRAVTPIDVVLDADTRLLVISGPNTGGKSVALKTLGLAVLMAQSGIPILADRDTQLPVFDAVYTDIGDPQNVAGDLSTFSGHVRNVVDVLRGAGERSLVLLDEPGTGTDPEDGAALARVLLDELLRRRCRVLATTHFQSVKAFALARPGAEVAAVDFDPETFAPRYRLIYRSIAPSLGLQMARRLGFPEQLLDAAEREREHLGADLVAAASALEAERRRYDEEARAAAAERERLAAARAEQEALLEELRDKRRRRWADELEAARRFAEELRREGQRMLDEARRRPQELGRRLRELGNEQRARISEQVRALASAPSAAEGQEPGSAPPRVGDEVQVVGSGLRGRVESISGERARIVRGGVRFDVPLAQLRRIPGSAGSPARASSGSGARRAPAPTPQVQVEVEPDEPRSQPIAMREINLVGERVQSALHQLESFLDQAVLEDQTSVRIIHGMGTGALRDAIREYLASSPYVSRFEQADRRTGGGGATIAFLR; this is encoded by the coding sequence GTGCGACCCGTCGATCTCGACAACCTCGAGTTCGCGCGGCTGCTCGAGGCAGTCGCGGCCTACGCCGCCTCGGAGTCCGGACGCGAGGCCTGCCTCGCGCTCCGGCCGGCGACCGAGCCGCACGTCGTCCGCGACGAGCTCGCGCGCGTCGAGCAGATGCGCGCGATCACCGACGAGGAGGCCGCACCGCTCGGCGCCTTCCCCGACATCCGACCACACCTCGCGGTCTCGGCGACGCCGGGCGCACGCCTCTCGGGACGCGAGCTCAAGGAGGTCGCGGCGACGCTGTCGACCGTGCGCCAGATGCGCGGCTTCATCCGCGCGCGCGCCGCCGGCCATCCGCTGCTGCTGCGGTACCTCGGCTCGCTGCACCCGCTGCCCGAGCTCGACAAGCTGCTCGCGAGCGCGCTCGACGAGGAAGGCGAGCTGCGCGACAACGCGAGCCCGACCCTGCGCGCGCTGCGCCGCGAGCTGCGGGAGCTGCGCGCCGACATCGAGCGGCGCTTGTCGCGTCTGCTGCGCCAGGGACAGGGCTCGAGCGCGATCGCCGAGGACTACGTCACGGTACGCAACGGACGCTTCGTCGTGCCGGTGCGCGCGCAGGCGGCGTCGGAGCTGCCGGGCATCGTGCAGGACCGCTCGGCATCGGGCGAGACGCTGTTCGTCGAGCCGCTGTTCGCGGTCGAGGCGAACAACCGCCTGCTGATCGCGGCGCGCGAGGAGGCGGAGGAAGAGGCGCGCATCCTCGCGGAGATCACCGCGGCCGTCGGCGCCGAACGCGAGGCGCTCGGTGAAGCCTTCGCGGCGCTGACCGAGCTCGACACGCTGCTCGCCCGCGTCGCGTTCGCGCGACGTCATCGCGCCGTGTGCCCCGCCGTCGGCGAGGAGTCGGTCCGGCTCGGGCAGGCGCGTCACCCCCTCCTCGAGCTCACCGGACGCGCCGTGACGCCGATCGACGTCGTCCTCGATGCCGACACGCGCTTGCTGGTGATCAGCGGTCCCAACACCGGCGGCAAGAGCGTCGCGCTGAAGACGCTCGGGCTCGCGGTGCTGATGGCGCAATCCGGGATCCCGATCCTCGCCGATCGCGACACGCAGCTGCCGGTGTTCGACGCGGTGTACACCGACATCGGCGACCCGCAGAACGTCGCCGGCGACCTGTCGACGTTCTCGGGCCACGTCCGCAACGTCGTCGACGTCCTGCGCGGCGCCGGCGAGCGCTCGCTGGTTTTGCTCGACGAGCCCGGCACGGGAACCGATCCCGAGGACGGCGCCGCGCTCGCGCGCGTCCTGCTCGACGAGCTGCTGCGGCGTCGCTGTCGGGTGCTCGCGACGACGCACTTCCAGAGCGTCAAGGCGTTCGCGCTCGCACGCCCCGGCGCCGAGGTGGCCGCGGTCGACTTCGACCCGGAGACCTTCGCGCCGCGCTACCGGCTGATCTACCGCAGCATCGCGCCGAGCCTCGGGCTGCAGATGGCGCGTCGCCTCGGCTTCCCCGAGCAGCTGCTCGACGCCGCCGAGCGCGAGCGCGAGCACCTCGGCGCCGACCTCGTCGCCGCGGCGAGCGCCCTCGAAGCCGAGCGTCGACGCTACGACGAGGAGGCAAGGGCGGCCGCGGCCGAGCGCGAGCGCCTCGCCGCCGCGCGCGCCGAGCAGGAGGCGCTGCTCGAGGAGCTGCGCGACAAGCGCCGCCGTCGCTGGGCGGACGAGCTCGAGGCGGCGCGCCGCTTCGCCGAAGAGCTCCGTCGCGAGGGACAGCGCATGCTCGACGAGGCGCGCCGCCGTCCGCAGGAGCTCGGCCGTCGGCTGCGCGAGCTCGGCAACGAGCAGCGCGCGCGCATCAGCGAGCAGGTGCGCGCGCTCGCGTCGGCGCCGAGCGCGGCGGAGGGGCAGGAGCCGGGCAGCGCCCCGCCGCGGGTCGGCGACGAGGTGCAGGTCGTCGGCAGCGGTCTGCGCGGTCGCGTCGAGTCGATCTCCGGCGAGCGCGCCCGCATCGTCCGCGGCGGGGTGCGCTTCGACGTGCCGCTCGCTCAGCTACGCCGCATTCCCGGGTCGGCTGGGTCGCCGGCCCGCGCGTCGTCCGGCTCCGGTGCGCGACGCGCGCCCGCGCCGACTCCGCAGGTGCAGGTCGAGGTCGAGCCCGACGAGCCGCGGTCGCAGCCGATCGCGATGCGCGAGATCAACCTGGTCGGCGAGCGCGTGCAGAGCGCACTGCACCAGCTCGAGTCCTTCCTCGACCAGGCGGTGCTCGAGGATCAGACCAGCGTGCGCATCATCCACGGCATGGGCACGGGCGCGCTGCGCGACGCGATCCGGGAGTACCTCGCGAGCTCGCCGTACGTCAGCCGCTTCGAGCAGGCGGACCGGCGCACGGGCGGCGGCGGCGCGACGATCGCCTTCCTGCGCTGA
- a CDS encoding TetR/AcrR family transcriptional regulator has protein sequence MDARTKILETATRLFATHGYDSTSLSHVARAASVSKALIFWHFETKENLFKAVLSRTIEPYSLDIDDLEGMSEPEQLKRLIDLYYEFVTENVFSVRFFLSLFLREEKRPDTLFDKILDLYRLYQQLLGDVIARGQERGTLVKEVNPALHAALILSTLNGILVQGFMGESDPLAPVSLVEQLKTTLVDRLKIQ, from the coding sequence ATGGACGCGCGCACGAAGATCCTCGAGACCGCGACGCGGCTGTTCGCCACCCACGGCTACGACAGCACGTCGCTGTCGCACGTCGCGCGCGCGGCGAGCGTCAGCAAGGCGCTGATCTTCTGGCACTTCGAGACCAAGGAGAACCTGTTCAAGGCGGTCCTGTCGCGCACCATCGAGCCGTACTCGCTCGACATCGACGATCTCGAAGGCATGAGCGAGCCCGAGCAGCTCAAGCGGCTGATCGACCTCTACTACGAGTTCGTCACCGAAAACGTCTTCTCGGTGCGCTTCTTCCTGAGCCTCTTCCTGCGCGAAGAGAAGCGTCCCGACACGCTTTTCGACAAGATCCTCGATCTTTATCGGCTCTATCAGCAGCTGCTCGGTGACGTCATCGCGCGCGGCCAGGAGCGTGGGACGCTGGTCAAGGAGGTCAATCCGGCGCTGCACGCGGCGCTGATCCTCAGCACCCTGAACGGCATCCTGGTGCAGGGCTTCATGGGCGAGTCGGACCCGCTCGCCCCGGTCAGTCTGGTCGAACAACTCAAGACGACGCTCGTTGACAGACTGAAGATCCAGTGA
- a CDS encoding CDP-alcohol phosphatidyltransferase family protein: MTTYESTNSPSLLRLAACWAVHFYTASGALTAFASLHAIFHDDLRAAFLWLYVAVVIDSTDGMLARLAGVKRYLPYFDGAKLDDIVDYLTFVVVPIVLMVQIGTLASTLGLFAACAALLASAYRFCHADAKTPDHYFTGFPSYWNIVALYLWVFDAPPEVSAWIVVVLAVLVFVPLRFIYPSRMTVLRKPTIVLGVVWAVMVAVVLLRVPTRSAWLAALSMFYPAYYTLLSFYLQWRGR, encoded by the coding sequence ATGACGACGTACGAATCGACGAACTCCCCGAGCCTCCTGCGCCTCGCCGCGTGCTGGGCGGTGCACTTCTACACCGCCTCGGGCGCCCTGACCGCGTTCGCGTCGCTGCACGCGATCTTCCACGACGATCTACGCGCGGCGTTTCTCTGGCTCTACGTCGCGGTGGTGATCGACTCGACCGACGGCATGCTCGCCCGTCTCGCGGGCGTCAAGCGCTACCTGCCCTACTTCGACGGCGCGAAGCTCGACGACATCGTCGACTACCTGACCTTCGTCGTCGTTCCGATCGTCCTCATGGTGCAGATCGGAACTCTGGCCTCGACGCTGGGGCTGTTCGCCGCGTGCGCGGCGTTGCTCGCGTCGGCCTACCGCTTCTGCCACGCCGACGCGAAGACGCCCGACCACTACTTCACGGGCTTTCCGTCGTACTGGAACATCGTCGCGCTCTACCTGTGGGTGTTCGACGCGCCGCCGGAGGTGTCGGCGTGGATCGTCGTCGTGCTCGCCGTGCTGGTGTTCGTGCCGCTGCGCTTCATCTACCCGTCGCGGATGACGGTGCTGCGCAAGCCGACGATCGTGCTCGGCGTGGTGTGGGCCGTGATGGTGGCGGTGGTGCTGCTTCGCGTGCCGACGCGCTCGGCCTGGCTCGCCGCGCTGTCGATGTTCTACCCGGCCTACTACACGCTGCTGTCGTTCTACCTGCAGTGGCGCGGGCGCTGA
- a CDS encoding 2-oxo acid dehydrogenase subunit E2, which produces MSSLHKPKNAAATEQDDAASPQAAVPQRRKPPYSRVTSPSSWRRLALVTWSPPDNPTVYGTIEIDMTESLALIQRMRETEGIHVTVTHLVTKALALGLRDYPDGNGLIIGKRLYKRDEVDIFCQVSSEDGRDLSGVKLCSVDRMSLRDIAQQLNARVAQVRARKDREVEKTKASLSRIPDWLLGPAMRTIGYLTYDLGLDLSRFGVAYDQFGSAMVTSIGLIDAGLGMALAPLVPFSRVPIVVLVNNIQRRPAVVGDQIMIRPILTLGCTFDHRFIDGVTAARIAASLRRALTHPYERLA; this is translated from the coding sequence GTGAGTTCGCTACACAAGCCGAAGAACGCTGCGGCGACCGAGCAGGACGACGCGGCGTCGCCGCAGGCCGCCGTCCCACAGCGCCGGAAGCCCCCGTACTCGCGGGTGACGTCTCCGAGCAGTTGGCGTCGGCTCGCGCTGGTGACGTGGAGCCCGCCGGACAACCCGACGGTCTACGGCACCATCGAGATCGACATGACGGAGTCCCTGGCGCTGATCCAGCGCATGCGCGAGACCGAGGGGATCCACGTCACGGTCACGCACCTCGTGACGAAGGCGCTGGCCCTCGGGCTGCGGGACTACCCCGACGGCAACGGGTTGATCATCGGCAAGCGGCTCTACAAGCGCGACGAGGTCGACATCTTCTGCCAGGTCTCGAGCGAGGACGGCCGCGACCTCTCCGGCGTCAAGCTGTGCAGCGTCGACCGCATGTCGCTGCGGGACATCGCGCAGCAGCTCAACGCGCGCGTGGCGCAGGTGCGGGCGCGCAAGGACCGCGAGGTCGAGAAGACCAAGGCGTCGCTGTCGCGCATCCCGGACTGGCTGCTCGGCCCGGCGATGCGGACGATCGGCTATTTGACCTACGACCTGGGTCTCGACCTGAGCCGCTTCGGCGTCGCCTACGACCAGTTCGGCAGCGCGATGGTGACGAGCATCGGCCTGATCGACGCGGGGCTCGGCATGGCGCTGGCACCGCTCGTGCCGTTCAGCCGCGTGCCGATCGTCGTGCTGGTCAACAACATCCAGCGGCGGCCCGCGGTGGTGGGCGATCAGATCATGATCCGACCGATCCTGACGCTCGGCTGCACGTTCGACCACCGGTTCATCGACGGCGTCACGGCCGCGCGCATCGCGGCGTCGTTGCGGCGGGCGCTGACGCATCCGTACGAGCGGCTGGCTTGA
- a CDS encoding molybdenum cofactor biosynthesis protein MoaE → MLRLTAEPIVIDELLAAVADPKAGAVVLFIGMTRDNNEGRQVERLEYEAYAGMAERELEKIAATARERWPIAKIAVVHRTGVVPIGMASVAIAVSSAHRGDAFAAARYTIDRLKEVVPIWKKEFFEGGAVWIGDQAGRDGVWQNADEMQAGPAPQPGSGAPRVG, encoded by the coding sequence ATGCTGCGCCTCACCGCCGAGCCGATCGTCATCGACGAGCTGCTCGCCGCCGTCGCCGACCCCAAGGCCGGCGCGGTGGTGCTGTTCATCGGGATGACGCGCGACAACAACGAGGGCCGCCAGGTCGAGCGTCTCGAGTACGAGGCCTACGCCGGCATGGCCGAGCGCGAGCTCGAGAAGATCGCGGCGACGGCCCGCGAGCGTTGGCCGATCGCCAAGATCGCGGTCGTCCACCGCACCGGCGTCGTGCCGATCGGCATGGCGAGCGTCGCGATCGCGGTGTCCTCCGCGCACCGCGGCGACGCCTTCGCAGCCGCCCGCTACACGATCGACCGCCTGAAGGAGGTCGTGCCGATCTGGAAGAAGGAGTTCTTCGAGGGCGGCGCGGTGTGGATCGGCGACCAGGCGGGCCGCGACGGCGTCTGGCAGAACGCGGACGAGATGCAAGCGGGGCCTGCGCCCCAGCCGGGGAGCGGAGCGCCGCGCGTCGGTTGA
- a CDS encoding MoaD/ThiS family protein: protein MTIKIKVFASLRERLGRSELVREVAEGATAGDVLATLRSEYPALTGTGRLAIAVNAEYVDPGHALADGDELALIPPVSGGCRVSARPE from the coding sequence ATGACCATCAAGATCAAAGTATTTGCTTCGCTGCGCGAGCGTCTCGGTCGCTCCGAGCTGGTGCGCGAGGTGGCGGAAGGCGCCACCGCGGGCGACGTGCTGGCGACCCTGCGCAGCGAGTACCCGGCGCTCACCGGCACGGGCCGGCTCGCGATCGCCGTCAATGCAGAATACGTCGACCCAGGTCACGCGCTTGCCGACGGCGACGAGCTCGCGCTGATCCCGCCGGTGAGCGGTGGTTGCCGGGTGTCCGCGCGCCCAGAATAA